CTACGGCGGCGACCTCGCCGACCTGCCCCAACTGCCCGGCTACGACCGCCTGCGCGCCGCCTGCGAGGAGTGCGGCGTAGAGCTGCTGGAAGCGCCGATGAGCATCACCGGCATGGTCAACGTGGGCGAGGGCGCGGTGACGCTCGGCTTTGCCGCCGAGGAGCACGTGGCCGAGTTCTGAGAGCAGGAGCCATCAGGAGGGTTCGCATGATCCGCCTGTCTTTGCTTGTCGCGCTCGCCCTGCTGGGCTCGCCCGCCGTGGCAGGCACGGCCTACCAGTGCACGGATGCGAGCGGCAAGGTGTCCTTCCAGGACAAACCCTGCGGAGGAGCCCAGCGTCAGCAGATGCTGCACCTGGATGATACCCAGCCCATCGCGACACCTCCGCCAGACACCTCGAACAGCCCCGTATTCGAAACCGCCGCGCCACCGGCTCCGGCTCCCCAGCCATCCGCCCCACTGCCTGTGATGTACGCCTGCGTGCGCGCCACCGATGGCAAGACCTACACCAGCGACAACGGCGAACCCCAGCCCTACCAGGTTCCCTACGGCATCCTTGGCGCCACGCAGCTGCCGCTCTCACAGGTGTACGGAGGCCCCGGCGCCGCGGGCGCCTCGGCGCCCGAGCTCAATCGCGGACGCATAACACCCGGCCTCGTCGCCAACCACTATGTATGGGTGCAGGATCAATGCCGCGAACTGACGCGTGCCGAAACCTGCCGCGCGCTGCGCGACGCCTTCGACGACAACGAGGAAAAACTGCGCCGCGCCTTCAAGAGTGACCAGCCTCCCCTGGAGCAGCGCGAGCAGACCTTGCGCGCACAACTGCGCAACTGTTGAGAGCGGGCTGCTCAAATCTTGCGCAATGTCATGCAAGTGCGCGCTACGCAAGGCGCATCGCCGGTTGTCCACAGGCTTGCCACCAGGGTTTCCCCAGTCGCTGTGGACAACACCTCGCGCTGTCCGCGCGAGGTGTTGTCGAAAGTCTGCGCACGATGATGAAACTCTCGTACTGGCATGCACTTGCGCGATCTGTCCACAGGCTTGCCCCACGGCATTCCACATGTGCTGTGGAAAACACCTTGCGTCGTCCGCATGAGGTGCTGTCGAAAGTCTGCGCACGATGATGAAACTCTCGTACTGGCGCGCACTTGCGCGATCTGTCCACAGGCTTGCCCCATGGCATTCCACATGTGCTGTGGAAAACACCTCGCGCTGTCCGCGTGAGGTGTTGTCGAAAGTCTGCGCACGATGGTGAAACTCTCGTACTGACGCGCACTTGCGCGATCTGTCCACAGGCTTGCCCCATGGCATTCCACATGTGCTGTGGAAAACACCTTGCGCTGTCCGCGTGAGGTGTTGTCGAAAGTCTGCGCACGATGATGAAACTCTCGTACTGGCGTGCACTTGCGCGATCTGTCCACAGGCTTGCCCCATGGCATTCCACATGTGCTGTGGAAAACACCTTGCGTCATCCGCGCGAGGTGTTGTCGAAAATCTGCGCACGATGGTGAAACTCTCGTACTGACGCGAACTTGCGCGATCTGTCCACAGGCTTGCCCCATGGCATTCCACATGTGCTGTGGAAAACGCGGCAAGGGTGCCGAGACATTGCGCATGATGATGAAAGGTTTGTAGTGGCGGGGACTTGCGTGGTCTATCCACAGGGTTGTCACGGTGGAATCCACATGTGCTGTGGAAAACGTGGATGTCGCGGGCTTTGTATCGAGTGATGCAGTGGCCGCTTTGGCGTGATGTGGCTCGCTTGCTTTTGCTCCTCCGACGCTTTCAGCCGTGCACGGCAAAAGAGGTGATGGGGAGCAAGGAGAGGGTTGGTGTGAGTGGAGCAGACTGGCCTCATTGCTTCGTTCTTTAGCCGTCATCCCGGCGTACCCCGAAAAGGGGGCAAGGGCCGGAAGCGCCTTTCAACAGCCGCATGGCTGGTCATCCAATTTCTGTCGTGGTCGGTCGTCGCCTCGGACGATTCCGCGACCTGGCTCGCCTGCCGCGGGCTTCCGACCTCCTGCCGGAGGCCGGGTCACTTTTCTTTGCTTGCCCAAAGAAAAGTAACCAAAAGAAAGGCCCCCCCCGGATGACGCGCCTTCCGGGCGTTGCCCGGAAGGTTCGCGGTCGGGTTCCGGGCTTTTCGACGGGGCATCCTGCCCCGACGAAAAGTGCCAGGGATCCATCCCTGGCACCCCTGCGGGGCCTAATCTCCACCGGCCCGCCGCGTCATGCGGGGACCCGGTAGGTCAAAAGCCAAAAGCCAAAGGCAAAAGCCAAAGCTAAAAGCTAAAAGCTAAAAGCTAAAAGCCGAAGCAAGAAGCCGAGCCGTTGGCGAAGCTTCCAAAGAGGCGAGTCCCTTGTGGGAGCGCACCCTGTGCGCGACAGCGGCGTCTCGTAGTCGCCGCTCCGTTAGGTTGTCGCGCACAGGGTGCGCTCCCACAGAAAAGAGAAAAGCGGGCGATCGTACGGGTTCCATCAACGCCGAAGCGAAGCAGGGCGCCGCTTTAAGTCCTCATCGCCAAGGCGCGTTGCGAAGCGCTTGGAAGTATCCGCTGTGTAGAGGCGAAGGTCGCCAAGCAACGACCTGTCTCACGCGTTCGGGCTTATCCCATCGACATGCTGCCAGCTCTTCAGGCCATTTTCTTTGGGTTACTTTTCTTTTGGGCCAGCAAAAGAAAAGTGACTCGGCCTTCGGCAGAAGGTCGAAACGCCCGCTGCGTAAGCGGCCAGGTCGCGGAATCACGGCAACCGGAGGCCAAGAGCAAAGTCACTGGATGACCAGCCATACGGCTGTTGAAAAGCGCCTCCAGCCCTTGCCCCCTTTTCGGGGTACGCCGGGATGACGGCTAAAGAATGAAACGCCGAGGGGGCACTCCGGCCTTTGCTCTTTTGCTAGATGCGCCGGGACGACGGGTAGGAGGAAGGAGGCGAGATTGGCCCCACACCTCAACTTCCCCATGCCACTCCAAGCGACGGCTATCCAGATCCGCCACCCGCACGCCCCGCGGGAAAAACGACGCCAAACGCGCAAACCCAAAACCACTCCCACCCACACCAGCAACGCGCATCACGCACCACTCAAAACCCGTAATTCAAAAACCCGCCATCCACCGCCAACACCTGCCCCGTCACATAACTCGCCGCCGGCAGGCAGAGAAACGCAATCGCCGCCGCCACCTCCTCCGGCTCGCCAATCCGCCGCAACGGCGTGCGGTCGAGCACCTCATCCAGGTACTCATCGTTGGCCAACGCCGGTTCCGAGCGTTGCGTGCGGATATACCAGGGCGCCACCGCATTGACGCGGATGCCATCCGCCGCCCATTCCACGGCAAGATTGCGCGTAAGCTGATGCAAAGCGGCCTTGGTCATGCCATAGGGCGACCCCGTGCGCACATGCGTCACGCCCGATACCGAACCCACGTTCACGATGGCCGCGTTGGCGTGCTGCACGAGTTGCGGGTGCGCCAGGCGGCACATCTCGAAAGCCGAAAACAGGTTCTGCTCGAAAATCGCGCGGTATTCCTCCTCGCGATACGCCAGCGTCGGCGCCGGACGGTTGCCGCCAGCGTTGTTCACCAACAGCGAAAGCGGTGCACCGAGATCGGCCACCCAGTCGAACACGGCAAGGCGATCTTCCTGTTCACCCAGGTCCGCATCGAAGGCGAGCACTTCGATGCCGGGGAAGTCATCCAGCAACTCCACGCGCACCTGCTCCAGGTAATCGCCGTCGCGGGCCACCAGGAGCAGGTTGGCGCCGAGCCCGGCCAGTTCGCGGGCGGTGGCGTAGCCGATGCCCTTGCTGGCACCGGTGATCAAGGCGGTGTGTCCCTGCAACTGCCAGGCGTCGATGCGTGCGTTCATGCGTTGAGCTTAGAACCTGTCCACGTTCCACGCCAAGCGCCACCGGCTACCATGCGCGAAGTAGCATGGCTTCCATCCACCGGCGAGGTCCACCATGAAACGGCTTGTTCCCCTGCTTTGCCTGCTCACCCTGACGGCCTGCTCCGGCAAGCCCCCTGCCCCCGAGTCCACGCCGGCCGCTGCCAGCACCTCGCGCGTCGCCACGCCGTGGGACAGCATGGAAAAGGACAAGCAGCGCGCCGCTGATGTGCAGAAGGCAAGCGAAGAACAGGCCAAGAAGCAGCAACAGCAGCTCGAGGCGACGCAGCAGTAAATCGCCCGGCGCCGCGGGACTTGGCAAATGGACGTCCGGACGTGCATCTTGTCCGGCATGAACGTCCATCAAGATGCACTCGCCAGCGCCCCGCTGCTGGACATCGACGATGCCAGCGTCATGCGGGGCGACCGCCTGATCCTCGATCGTTTCAGCCTGCGCATCGATGCCGGCCAGCACACCGCCATCCTCGGGGCCAATGGCGCGGGCAAATCCACGCTGGTGCGCCTGATCACGCGTGAGCATTATCCGCTCGCACCGGGGCATGGCCGCACCGCGATGCGCGTGTTCGGGCGCGATCGCTGGCATGTCTCCGATCTGCGCGGGTTATTGGGCATCGTGTCGCCCTCGCTGCAGCACGACTGCACCAGCGATGCGACGCTGGAGGTTGCCGAAGCTGTGTTGTCGAGTTTCTTTGCCGCGCAGCGGTTGGGTCTGGATCATCGTGTGACGCCAGCCATGCGCGAGCGCGCGGCCGAAGCGCTCGAACAGGCCGGTGCCACGCACCTGCTCGGACGCAGCATGGCCAGCCTTTCCACCGGCGAGGCGAGGCGCGTGCTCATTGCACGCGCCCTGGTACACCGGCCGCGTGCGTTGCTGCTCGACGAGCCTTGCGCCGGGCTGGACATGGCCAGCCGTCGCCGCTTCCTGGAAAACCTGCGCGGCCTTGCGCGACACGGCACCACCTTGCTGCTGGTGACGCATCACGTGGAGGAGATTCTTCCCGAGATCCAGCAGGTTGTGCTGTTGCGTGATGGACGCCTGCTGCGGCAAGGCGCCAAGCCCGATGTGCTGACCGGCCCCCTGCTCTCCGCGACCTTCGGCATGCCCGTGTGCGTGGAGCGCCACGGTGATTATTTCAGCGCGGCCATCGCATAGGCCATCGTGAAAAACAAAGGCCCCGGCGGAAACCAGGGCCTTTGTTCATCCGTTGCGCGAAGGGTTCAGCGCGGCGAACAGAAGCAGTACGCGTAGACGTTCGGCCGTCCGGCCTGCGCGGTGCGCAGCAGCTTCAGCTCCGGCGCCATCGTGTCGATGTGCGCGACCCACGAGGGCAAGTGCACGCCATACGACTCGGCCACTTGCACCATGGCGTTCTCGTTGAGGCTGATCAGGAACTGCTCGAATCCGCCCATCGGCTCTTCCACGTACCGCACCGGCGCGTCCTTGCCCAGCTTCGCGCGCTGGGCGGCGTCGGCCACGGCTTCACCGAGGCCACCGAGCTGGTCGACCAGACCGCGTTCATGCGCCTGCGACCCGGTCCACACACGGCCCTGCGCAATGGTGTCGATGGCGTCGTACGGCTTGCCGCGTGCCTTGGCCACCTGGCCGACGAAATCGCGATAACCCTTTTCGATGGTCGCCTGGATGACGGTGCCCACCTTGGGATCGAGCGGACGGGTGATGTCGAACGCGCCAGCCAGCGGGCTGGTGCCGACGCCGTCGCTCTTCACGCCCAGCTTGTCCAGCGTGCCCGGCACGGTCATCACCATGCCGAAGATGCCGATGGAGCCGGTGATGGTGTTGGGCTCGGCGTAGATGCGGTCGGCATTCATCGAGATCCAGTAGCCGCCGCTGGCCGCGACGTTGCCCATCGATACCACGACCGGAATGCCCGCCTCGCGCGTCAACGCCACTTCGCGACGGATCTGCTCGGCGGCATAGACTTCGCCACCCGGCGAGTTCACGCGCAGCACCAGCGCCTTGGTGCGCTTGTCTTCGCGCGCCGCACGAATCAGCGCCGCGGTGGAATCGCCGCCCACCGAACCCTGCGGCTGCTTGCCGCCGGTGATCTCGCCTTCGGCCACCACCACGGATACGCCCGGCGAGGTCGACACATCCTCGCTCAACGTACCGGCATAGCGCTGGAGCGACACCTGGCGGAAGCCCTCGCCCTTCTTGCCGGCGGGCACGCCTTCCTTGCGCATCATGGCGTCCAGTTCGGCCGGCGTGGCGACGCCGTCCACCAGATGCTGTTCCAGCGAAAGCTGGCCGAGGTCACCCTTGGCGGTGGCGATCTTCTCCGGCAGCGTGTCGATGTCCGAACGCAGCGTGGCGGGATCGAGCTTGCGCAGCTTGGCCACTTCGTTGATGTAGCTGTCCCACAGGCCACCCATCCAGAAACTGTCGGCTTCCTTCGCCTCGGGCGAGGCGTGGTCGAGGATGTATGGCTCGGCGGCGCTCTTGAACTGCCCGACGCGGAACAGGTGGACGTCCACGCCCAGCTTGTCGAGCAGATCCTTGTAGAACAGGCGGTAGTTGGCCAGGCCGGTGATCATCACGCCGCCCTGCGGATCGACCAGCACGCGATCCGCATGCGCGGCGAGGTAGTACTGGCCCTGGTCCAGGCTTGGCGCCCACACGACAACCGGCTTGCCGGCGGCGCGGAAACGATCGAGCGCCGCGCCCACTTCGCGCAGCGCGGCGAAGCCGCCGCCCTGCAGTTCGCCGGGTTCGAGCAGGATGCGGGTGATGCGCGCGTCCTTGGCGGCCGCGTCGATGGCGCCGACCAGGTCGCGCAGCTGGATCTGCTTGGGCGGGTTGCCCGACAGGCTGGCCAGCGCGCGCTGCATCGGATCGATGCTGTACTGCTCGACCAGGTCGCCCTTGGGCTTGATGACCAGCACGCTGTCGCTCTGGATGGCGTGGTCGGCGCGGGTGCCGGCAAAGCCGACAATCAGCACCAGCAGGAACACGAACAGGAAGGCGAAGAAGATCAGGTTGAGGATGGTCAGCCTGACGATGTTGATGCCGCGCCCGAGGACGCAGAGAAAGGCCCAAAAACCGTTGGAACGGGGCTCCGCCATTGCTTGGTTCCTCAAGAGGTCGGCGACAGCGTAGCTGTTCGCGGGACGAAGGTCATGTAGGGCAAGCGGCACATGGCGCCGCCCGCCGCCCAACGCCCTGCAGGGGTCGGGCGCGGGGTACCCGGCAGCTCAACCGGGACGCTGCCAGCGTTCCCGGAAGGCGTTGCGACAAAAGCGCGTGAACAACAGGATGGCCGCCATGGTCAGGCCGGCGATCAGGCCGATCCACATGCCGCGCGCGCCCATGTCGTGCCGGAACGCCAGCCACCAGCCCACCGGCATGCCCACGCCCCAATAGGCGAACAGGGTGATCACCATCGGCACGCGGGTGTCCTTGAGGCCGCGCAGCGCACCGTTGGAGGTCACCTGGATACCGTCGGAGAACTGGAACAGCCCCGCCAGCACCATCAGCTGCGCGGCCAGCGCGATCACCCCGGCATCGTGCGTGTAGGCACGCGCCAGCACATGCGGCAGGGTCAACATCACCGTCGATGAGACCGCCTGGATGCACAAGGCCAGCCCGACGCCGCACAGGCCGGCGTAACGCACGCCCCGCCCGTCGCCACGGCCGACCGCGTTGCCGACGCGCACGGTGATCGCCATCGACAGGCCCAGCGGAATCATGAAGGCGATGGTCGCCACGCTCAGCGCCACCTGGTGGCTCGCCACCACCGTTTCGCCCAGCGTCGCGATGGCCAGCGCCACGGCCACGAACAGCCCGCCTTCGGCCAGCAACGTGATCGACATCGGGCCGCCGACCTTCAGCAGCTCGAAGATCATCCGGGGCTGGGGCCAGGCCAGCCCGCCGCGCAGGTTCGCCTCGCTGTAGGCCGGGTGTTTGATCACGAACCACAGGAAGGCCAGCATCTCCAGCCACAGCACCGTGGCGGTGGCGATGCCACTGCCCAGCGAGCCCAGCGCCGGCAGACCGAACTTGCCGTACATCAGCACATAGCCCAGCGGTGCCAGCACCAGCAGGCCGCCAAAACCGAAATACATCGACGGGCGCGTCAGCGACAGGCCTTCGGACAGGCCACGGATGGCGAAGTAGCTGGTCATCGCCGGCGCCGCCCAGCTGATGGCGTGCAGGAAGTGCATGACGTCGGTGCGCAAGGTCGGCACCACGCCGATCCAGTCGAGCAATGGCGTCGCGTGGCGCACCAGGAACCACAGCACGATGCCCATGCCCCAGGCCAGCCACAGTGCCTGCACGAACACCGCACCCACTTCATGGCGACGGCCAGCGCCATCGAGCTGCGCCACCGACGGCGGCACCGCCATCATCATGCCCAGGCCGCAGACCAGCGCGAGTGCCCAGATGCTCACCGCCGTGGTGACGGCGGCCTGCACGTGCGCGCTCAGATGCCCCGCAAGCACGGCATCGACGAAGTTGGGACCCACCGCGGCAAGCTGCGCGGCGATCAGGGGAAGGGCAAGGCGCACCGTGGCGCCGACCTCGTGCGCCACCCTGGCGCGATCGGGG
This genomic interval from Dyella japonica A8 contains the following:
- a CDS encoding ABC transporter ATP-binding protein — its product is MNVHQDALASAPLLDIDDASVMRGDRLILDRFSLRIDAGQHTAILGANGAGKSTLVRLITREHYPLAPGHGRTAMRVFGRDRWHVSDLRGLLGIVSPSLQHDCTSDATLEVAEAVLSSFFAAQRLGLDHRVTPAMRERAAEALEQAGATHLLGRSMASLSTGEARRVLIARALVHRPRALLLDEPCAGLDMASRRRFLENLRGLARHGTTLLLVTHHVEEILPEIQQVVLLRDGRLLRQGAKPDVLTGPLLSATFGMPVCVERHGDYFSAAIA
- a CDS encoding DUF4124 domain-containing protein; its protein translation is MIRLSLLVALALLGSPAVAGTAYQCTDASGKVSFQDKPCGGAQRQQMLHLDDTQPIATPPPDTSNSPVFETAAPPAPAPQPSAPLPVMYACVRATDGKTYTSDNGEPQPYQVPYGILGATQLPLSQVYGGPGAAGASAPELNRGRITPGLVANHYVWVQDQCRELTRAETCRALRDAFDDNEEKLRRAFKSDQPPLEQREQTLRAQLRNC
- a CDS encoding SDR family oxidoreductase, with the translated sequence MNARIDAWQLQGHTALITGASKGIGYATARELAGLGANLLLVARDGDYLEQVRVELLDDFPGIEVLAFDADLGEQEDRLAVFDWVADLGAPLSLLVNNAGGNRPAPTLAYREEEYRAIFEQNLFSAFEMCRLAHPQLVQHANAAIVNVGSVSGVTHVRTGSPYGMTKAALHQLTRNLAVEWAADGIRVNAVAPWYIRTQRSEPALANDEYLDEVLDRTPLRRIGEPEEVAAAIAFLCLPAASYVTGQVLAVDGGFLNYGF
- a CDS encoding MATE family efflux transporter, with translation MLSFRPDRARVAHEVGATVRLALPLIAAQLAAVGPNFVDAVLAGHLSAHVQAAVTTAVSIWALALVCGLGMMMAVPPSVAQLDGAGRRHEVGAVFVQALWLAWGMGIVLWFLVRHATPLLDWIGVVPTLRTDVMHFLHAISWAAPAMTSYFAIRGLSEGLSLTRPSMYFGFGGLLVLAPLGYVLMYGKFGLPALGSLGSGIATATVLWLEMLAFLWFVIKHPAYSEANLRGGLAWPQPRMIFELLKVGGPMSITLLAEGGLFVAVALAIATLGETVVASHQVALSVATIAFMIPLGLSMAITVRVGNAVGRGDGRGVRYAGLCGVGLALCIQAVSSTVMLTLPHVLARAYTHDAGVIALAAQLMVLAGLFQFSDGIQVTSNGALRGLKDTRVPMVITLFAYWGVGMPVGWWLAFRHDMGARGMWIGLIAGLTMAAILLFTRFCRNAFRERWQRPG
- the sppA gene encoding signal peptide peptidase SppA: MAEPRSNGFWAFLCVLGRGINIVRLTILNLIFFAFLFVFLLVLIVGFAGTRADHAIQSDSVLVIKPKGDLVEQYSIDPMQRALASLSGNPPKQIQLRDLVGAIDAAAKDARITRILLEPGELQGGGFAALREVGAALDRFRAAGKPVVVWAPSLDQGQYYLAAHADRVLVDPQGGVMITGLANYRLFYKDLLDKLGVDVHLFRVGQFKSAAEPYILDHASPEAKEADSFWMGGLWDSYINEVAKLRKLDPATLRSDIDTLPEKIATAKGDLGQLSLEQHLVDGVATPAELDAMMRKEGVPAGKKGEGFRQVSLQRYAGTLSEDVSTSPGVSVVVAEGEITGGKQPQGSVGGDSTAALIRAAREDKRTKALVLRVNSPGGEVYAAEQIRREVALTREAGIPVVVSMGNVAASGGYWISMNADRIYAEPNTITGSIGIFGMVMTVPGTLDKLGVKSDGVGTSPLAGAFDITRPLDPKVGTVIQATIEKGYRDFVGQVAKARGKPYDAIDTIAQGRVWTGSQAHERGLVDQLGGLGEAVADAAQRAKLGKDAPVRYVEEPMGGFEQFLISLNENAMVQVAESYGVHLPSWVAHIDTMAPELKLLRTAQAGRPNVYAYCFCSPR